The Lichenihabitans psoromatis genome contains a region encoding:
- a CDS encoding YdcH family protein yields MSLQSHIAELARRHQAIDKEIASCRAAPSIEPAKLSELKRKKLQLKDEMTKLRH; encoded by the coding sequence ATGTCGCTGCAAAGTCACATTGCGGAGTTGGCTCGTCGTCATCAGGCGATCGATAAAGAAATTGCCTCCTGCCGTGCCGCGCCGAGCATAGAGCCCGCGAAACTGTCCGAGTTGAAACGCAAGAAACTGCAGCTCAAAGACGAGATGACCAAGCTGCGTCATTAA
- a CDS encoding adenylosuccinate synthase, whose amino-acid sequence MANVVVVGAQWGDEGKGKIVDWLSTAADVVVRFQGGHNAGHTLVIDGKVFKLALLPSGIVRPGKLSVIGNGVVLDPHHLLAEIDKLRQQGVEITPDNLKIAENVSLILALHRELDAHRESATDTGVKIGTTKRGIGPAYEDKVGRRAIRLTDLAEPDYLDEKIERLLSHHDPLRRGLGLEPLSHAAIRDELMSVADKVLPYMAVTFDLLDTARRDGKRILFEGAQGALLDVDHGTYPFVTSSNTVAGAAATGSGLGPKAIGYVLGIAKAYTTRVGGGPFPTELHDEIGQLIGDKGHEYGVNTGRRRRCGWFDAVLVRQTVKTSGIDGIALTKLDILDGFDEIKICVGYKLDGKDIAYLPAGQAAQARVEPVYETFPGWEGATGGARSWADLPAQAIKYVRYIEELIGAPVALLSTSPERDDTILVQNPFQD is encoded by the coding sequence ATGGCGAATGTGGTGGTGGTCGGCGCTCAATGGGGCGACGAGGGCAAGGGCAAGATCGTCGACTGGTTGTCGACCGCGGCCGATGTCGTGGTGCGTTTTCAGGGCGGTCACAACGCTGGTCACACCCTGGTGATCGACGGCAAAGTGTTCAAACTCGCTCTTCTGCCCTCCGGCATCGTCCGCCCCGGCAAGCTTTCGGTCATCGGCAACGGCGTCGTTCTCGATCCCCACCATCTCCTGGCCGAGATCGACAAGCTGCGGCAGCAGGGCGTCGAGATCACCCCCGACAACCTGAAAATCGCCGAGAACGTCTCGCTCATTCTGGCGCTCCACCGCGAACTCGACGCGCATCGCGAATCCGCAACCGACACCGGCGTCAAGATCGGCACGACCAAGCGCGGGATCGGACCGGCCTATGAGGATAAGGTCGGACGCCGCGCGATCCGGCTGACCGATCTCGCTGAGCCCGATTATCTCGACGAGAAGATTGAGCGGCTGCTCTCGCATCACGATCCGCTGCGACGCGGACTCGGTCTCGAGCCGCTGTCGCATGCGGCGATCCGGGATGAGTTGATGTCGGTGGCCGACAAGGTCCTGCCCTATATGGCCGTGACGTTCGATCTTTTGGACACCGCACGACGTGACGGCAAACGCATCCTGTTTGAAGGCGCTCAAGGCGCGCTCCTGGATGTCGATCACGGCACCTATCCATTCGTCACCTCATCCAACACGGTGGCAGGCGCGGCCGCGACCGGGTCGGGCCTGGGTCCGAAAGCGATCGGCTATGTGCTTGGGATCGCCAAGGCCTATACGACCCGGGTCGGCGGCGGTCCCTTCCCGACCGAACTTCACGACGAGATCGGCCAGTTGATCGGCGATAAGGGACACGAATACGGCGTCAACACCGGCCGCCGCCGCCGGTGCGGGTGGTTCGATGCCGTGCTGGTGCGTCAAACCGTCAAAACCTCGGGGATCGACGGTATCGCCCTGACCAAGCTCGACATTCTCGATGGCTTCGACGAGATCAAGATCTGCGTCGGCTACAAACTCGACGGCAAGGACATCGCCTATCTTCCGGCCGGCCAGGCCGCTCAGGCGCGCGTCGAGCCTGTCTACGAGACCTTTCCGGGGTGGGAAGGCGCGACGGGCGGTGCGCGATCCTGGGCCGACCTACCGGCGCAGGCGATCAAATACGTCCGCTATATCGAGGAACTGATCGGTGCCCCCGTGGCGCTCCTCTCGACGAGCCCTGAGCGCGACGACACGATTCTGGTTCAGAACCCGTTTCAGGATTGA
- a CDS encoding GlsB/YeaQ/YmgE family stress response membrane protein has translation MDGQSLIVFLIIGAIAGWLAGLVVQGTGFGLIGDIIVGIIGAFVAGYLLPQLGINLGTGVVAAIIDAAIGAIVLLIIIKLIRRVV, from the coding sequence ATGGACGGCCAATCACTCATCGTATTTCTCATCATCGGCGCGATCGCCGGCTGGCTCGCTGGACTCGTGGTTCAGGGCACCGGCTTCGGTCTGATCGGTGACATCATTGTCGGTATCATCGGCGCTTTCGTCGCTGGCTACCTGCTCCCGCAACTCGGGATCAACCTCGGCACGGGCGTCGTGGCTGCCATTATCGACGCTGCGATCGGTGCCATCGTGTTGCTCATCATCATCAAGCTGATCCGACGGGTCGTTTAA
- the serA gene encoding phosphoglycerate dehydrogenase produces MAPRVLISDSLSPAAVAIFKERGVEVDVKPGIDKDALAEIIDQYDGLAIRSATKVTAKLLERATKLKVIGRAGIGVDNVDIPAATAKGVIVMNTPFGNSITTAEHAIALMFALARQLPAADTSTQAGKWEKNRFMGVEITGKVLGIIGCGNIGSIVAERGVGLRMRVIAFDPFLSAERALALGVERVELDELLARADFITLHTPMTPQTKNILSAENLAKTKTGVRIINCARGGLIDEEALRKELDNGHVAGAAIDVFATEPAKENVLFGHPNVVCTPHLGAATNEAQENVALQVAEQMSDYLIRGAISNAVNFPSITAEEAPRLRPMIELADRLGSFAGQLTDAPIRQVKITYEGAVAELKIKALTASALAGLLRPVLSAVNVVSGPAVAKERGIVVEETTRAAEGDYESLITLAITTDAQERAISGTVFTDGKPRITAIKGIKVDAEFASTMLYVTNEDKPGFIGRFATTLGDAGVNIATFALGRDQPGGSAIALTEVDGAVPDGTLDKIKGIPGVKAVNLLHF; encoded by the coding sequence ATGGCTCCTCGCGTTCTCATTTCCGATAGTCTGTCGCCCGCCGCCGTCGCCATCTTCAAGGAGCGTGGTGTGGAGGTCGACGTAAAACCCGGTATCGACAAAGATGCTCTGGCCGAAATCATCGACCAATATGACGGCTTGGCGATCCGCTCAGCCACCAAGGTGACGGCGAAGCTGCTGGAACGCGCCACGAAACTGAAGGTCATCGGCCGCGCCGGCATCGGGGTCGACAATGTCGATATCCCGGCTGCGACCGCCAAAGGCGTGATCGTGATGAACACGCCCTTCGGCAATTCGATCACGACCGCCGAACACGCGATCGCGCTCATGTTCGCGCTGGCGCGCCAGTTGCCGGCCGCCGATACGTCGACTCAAGCCGGCAAGTGGGAAAAGAACCGCTTCATGGGCGTCGAGATCACCGGCAAGGTGTTGGGTATCATCGGGTGTGGCAACATCGGCTCGATCGTGGCCGAGCGCGGCGTGGGACTTCGCATGCGGGTCATCGCCTTCGACCCCTTCTTGTCGGCCGAACGTGCCCTCGCGCTCGGGGTCGAGCGCGTCGAACTCGACGAGTTGCTGGCCCGCGCCGACTTCATCACGCTGCACACGCCGATGACGCCGCAGACTAAGAACATCCTGTCGGCCGAAAATCTCGCCAAGACCAAGACGGGTGTGCGGATCATCAACTGCGCCCGTGGCGGCTTGATCGACGAGGAAGCGCTCCGCAAGGAGCTGGACAACGGCCATGTGGCCGGAGCCGCAATCGATGTGTTCGCGACGGAGCCTGCGAAGGAGAACGTGCTGTTTGGTCACCCGAACGTCGTTTGCACGCCGCATCTCGGTGCCGCCACCAACGAAGCTCAGGAGAACGTGGCGCTTCAAGTCGCCGAGCAGATGTCGGATTACCTGATCCGCGGCGCGATCTCGAACGCGGTCAATTTCCCCTCCATCACGGCCGAGGAAGCCCCTCGCCTTCGCCCCATGATCGAGCTGGCCGATCGGCTCGGCTCTTTCGCGGGCCAGTTGACCGATGCGCCGATCCGTCAGGTGAAGATCACCTATGAGGGTGCGGTCGCGGAGCTCAAGATCAAGGCGCTGACAGCCTCCGCCTTGGCGGGTCTGCTTCGTCCCGTTCTGTCGGCCGTCAACGTCGTGTCGGGTCCGGCCGTCGCCAAGGAGCGCGGCATCGTGGTCGAGGAGACCACGCGCGCCGCCGAGGGCGACTACGAATCGCTTATTACCCTGGCGATCACGACCGATGCGCAGGAACGCGCTATTTCGGGCACGGTGTTCACTGATGGTAAGCCGCGCATCACGGCCATCAAGGGCATCAAGGTCGACGCCGAATTCGCCTCGACGATGCTTTACGTCACCAACGAGGACAAACCGGGCTTCATCGGCCGATTTGCGACGACCCTGGGCGACGCCGGCGTGAATATCGCGACCTTCGCGCTCGGGCGCGACCAGCCAGGCGGCTCGGCGATCGCGCTGACGGAAGTCGATGGTGCGGTGCCGGATGGGACGCTCGACAAGATCAAGGGCATCCCCGGCGTAAAGGCCGTGAACCTGCTTCACTTCTAG
- a CDS encoding YdcH family protein, translating to MNQLGPEEKRVALIEMEQLRQEHRDLDEAIMALSLRETRDQIQVQRLKKRKLLLRDKIGFIEDQITPDIIA from the coding sequence ATGAACCAATTGGGTCCCGAGGAAAAACGTGTCGCCCTGATCGAAATGGAGCAACTTCGCCAGGAACACCGGGACCTCGACGAAGCCATCATGGCCTTGTCGCTCCGGGAGACACGCGATCAGATTCAAGTGCAGCGGCTGAAGAAACGCAAATTGCTGCTCCGCGACAAAATCGGTTTCATAGAAGACCAAATCACACCAGACATCATAGCGTGA
- the ispH gene encoding 4-hydroxy-3-methylbut-2-enyl diphosphate reductase → MKVVLAQPRGFCAGVVRAVEIVENALVQHGAPVYVRHEIVHNRHVVESLEQKGARFVKDVSEIPDGAVTIFSAHGVARSVEQEAARRNLPVLDATCPLVAKVHHQGRRYVAQGRSVILIGHAGHPEVVGTVGQIDGEVHLVRSVEDVAMLDLPIDAPVAYITQTTLSVDDTRSIIAALEEKFSDVVGPDTRDICYATQNRQTAVRELSRIADLILVVGANNSSNSNRLREIGAETNVPSYLIADGTELDLNWLKGVEVIGLTAGASAPEVLVDGVISALRRMGPIEVSTLPGIEETVSFRLPTMAMSH, encoded by the coding sequence ATGAAGGTTGTCTTGGCGCAGCCGCGCGGGTTTTGCGCGGGCGTCGTCCGAGCGGTCGAGATCGTCGAAAACGCTCTCGTCCAGCACGGGGCTCCGGTCTACGTCCGCCATGAAATCGTCCATAATCGCCATGTCGTCGAGAGCCTGGAACAGAAGGGTGCCAGGTTTGTGAAAGACGTGTCCGAGATTCCCGACGGAGCCGTGACGATCTTCAGCGCCCATGGCGTTGCGCGCTCCGTGGAGCAGGAAGCCGCCCGGCGCAACCTGCCGGTGCTCGATGCTACCTGTCCGCTCGTCGCCAAGGTTCATCACCAGGGCCGGCGCTATGTGGCGCAGGGTCGGTCCGTCATTCTGATCGGTCATGCCGGCCATCCGGAAGTCGTCGGGACTGTGGGACAGATCGATGGTGAGGTGCATCTCGTCCGCAGTGTCGAGGATGTCGCCATGCTCGATCTGCCGATCGATGCGCCCGTCGCCTACATCACTCAAACGACGTTGAGCGTCGACGACACGCGCTCCATCATCGCGGCGCTCGAAGAAAAGTTTTCCGACGTCGTTGGCCCCGATACGCGCGACATCTGCTATGCCACCCAAAATCGACAGACGGCGGTGCGGGAATTGTCGCGGATCGCCGACCTGATTTTGGTGGTCGGCGCCAACAACAGCTCGAATTCGAATCGCCTCCGGGAGATCGGAGCCGAGACAAACGTGCCGAGCTATCTCATCGCCGATGGGACGGAACTCGATCTCAACTGGCTGAAAGGCGTCGAGGTGATCGGTCTAACGGCCGGCGCATCGGCACCGGAAGTGCTGGTGGACGGTGTCATTTCGGCTCTTCGCCGAATGGGACCGATCGAAGTCTCGACCCTCCCCGGAATCGAAGAAACCGTTTCTTTCCGATTGCCCACCATGGCCATGAGCCATTAA
- the rpoH gene encoding RNA polymerase sigma factor RpoH: MAPALPMISSESGLSRYLNEIRRFPMLQPQQEFMLAKRWREHDDRDAAHELVTSHLRLVAKIAMGYRGYGLPIGEVISEGNVGLMQAVKRFEPDKGFRLATYAIWWIRASIQEYILRSWSLVKMGTTANQKKLFFNLRKAKSQISALEEGDLHPDHVQTIATKLGVTAQDVIDMNRRLGGDSSLNSPMREDGDGEWQDWLVDDSTNQEVLLADHEESSNRHDALKGALDVLNPRERRIFEARRLAEDPITLEQLSEEFNISRERVRQIEVRAFEKVQAAVKTGLARIEASRPLLESQSSVH; the protein is encoded by the coding sequence ATGGCGCCTGCTCTCCCGATGATCTCAAGCGAAAGCGGTCTTTCCCGCTATCTCAATGAGATTCGTCGCTTTCCCATGCTTCAGCCCCAGCAGGAATTCATGCTGGCGAAGCGCTGGCGTGAGCACGACGATCGCGATGCAGCCCACGAACTCGTGACCTCGCATCTTCGCCTCGTGGCCAAGATCGCGATGGGCTATCGCGGCTACGGACTCCCGATCGGCGAAGTCATTTCGGAAGGCAATGTCGGCTTGATGCAGGCTGTGAAGCGGTTCGAGCCCGATAAGGGCTTCCGCCTTGCGACTTATGCGATCTGGTGGATCCGCGCGTCGATCCAGGAATATATTCTTCGTTCGTGGTCGCTCGTGAAGATGGGCACGACCGCTAACCAGAAGAAGCTGTTCTTCAACCTGCGGAAGGCGAAGAGCCAAATTTCGGCGTTGGAGGAAGGCGATCTTCATCCTGACCACGTTCAGACCATCGCGACCAAGCTCGGCGTGACCGCGCAGGATGTGATCGACATGAACCGCCGCCTCGGTGGCGACAGCTCCCTGAATTCACCGATGCGCGAGGACGGCGACGGCGAGTGGCAGGATTGGCTCGTTGACGATTCGACGAACCAGGAGGTTCTGCTTGCCGACCACGAAGAAAGCTCTAACCGACACGACGCGCTGAAGGGAGCGCTGGACGTTCTGAACCCGCGTGAGCGCCGCATCTTCGAGGCGCGTCGTCTTGCGGAGGATCCGATTACGCTCGAGCAACTCTCCGAGGAGTTCAACATCTCGCGCGAGCGCGTTCGGCAAATCGAGGTGAGAGCCTTCGAAAAGGTGCAGGCTGCCGTGAAGACCGGATTGGCGCGGATTGAAGCAAGCCGGCCTTTGTTGGAATCGCAATCGAGCGTTCATTGA
- a CDS encoding outer membrane protein has protein sequence MRAGTVARLGFAALIGMAASPVFARTATLSPTYPPAPVFAEPDADVAVGTGWYLRGDVSYGDDDRPKLSPLGFDHRSAGGYAAGGGVGYRFNSMLRVDVTGDYLQPIDYATQITTRGVTTRQQGSLNRYDGLVNGYVDIGTWYGVTPYVGAGLGFAVFDPSASVTVLDATGLSASQGGSPRGSTTFAWAAMAGLSYALTDAVTVDLGYRHLDIGRFGTTVGTSSYSRSFTRDDVKFGVRYAID, from the coding sequence ATGCGGGCCGGCACGGTAGCGAGATTGGGTTTTGCGGCCCTGATCGGAATGGCGGCGTCGCCGGTCTTCGCGCGAACCGCAACCCTCTCGCCCACCTATCCGCCCGCACCTGTCTTCGCCGAACCCGACGCCGATGTCGCCGTCGGAACGGGTTGGTATCTCCGCGGCGATGTCTCGTATGGCGACGACGATCGCCCCAAGCTGTCGCCGCTCGGCTTCGATCATCGATCGGCTGGGGGCTACGCGGCTGGCGGCGGCGTCGGCTACCGTTTCAACAGTATGCTGCGGGTCGACGTCACGGGCGACTATCTTCAACCGATCGACTATGCCACGCAGATCACGACCCGCGGGGTCACGACCCGCCAGCAGGGCTCTCTCAACCGCTACGATGGGCTGGTCAACGGCTACGTCGACATCGGCACATGGTATGGCGTGACGCCTTACGTCGGGGCGGGTCTCGGCTTCGCGGTCTTCGATCCGTCGGCTTCGGTGACCGTGTTGGACGCAACGGGCTTGAGCGCGAGCCAGGGCGGTTCGCCTCGCGGCAGCACGACCTTCGCCTGGGCCGCCATGGCAGGCCTCTCCTACGCGCTGACGGACGCTGTTACGGTCGACCTCGGCTACCGTCACCTCGACATCGGGCGCTTCGGCACAACCGTCGGAACGTCATCCTATTCCCGCAGCTTCACGCGTGACGACGTGAAGTTCGGCGTCCGCTACGCGATCGATTGA
- a CDS encoding phosphoserine transaminase, producing the protein MDFMMNKPVTRPANPCFSSGPCAKRPGWTLEALGKAALGRSHRAKPGKAKLQAAIDLTRDILQVPADYRIGIVPASDTGAVEMAMWSLLGARGVDMVAWESFGEGWVTDAAKQLKLKDARILKAGYGEIVDLNSIDFNNDVVFTWNGTTSGVRVPNGDFIPADRAGLTICDATSAAFAQTLPWDKLDVVTFSWQKVLGGEAAHGMLILSPRAVERLQTYAPAWPLPKIFRLTSGGKLIEGIFKGETINTPSMLCVEDYIDALTWAKGLGGLDALVARADANATAIADWVAKTDWIDHLAIAPDTRSNTSVCLKVVAPAVTSQPADAQAAFAKSLADMLDKEGVAFDIGGYRDAPPGLRVWCGATVETADVVALTAWLDWAYAQASANLAKAA; encoded by the coding sequence ATGGATTTTATGATGAACAAACCGGTTACACGGCCCGCAAACCCGTGCTTTTCCTCTGGCCCCTGCGCGAAGCGCCCAGGCTGGACACTCGAGGCGCTCGGCAAAGCCGCCCTCGGCCGCTCCCATCGGGCCAAGCCCGGCAAGGCAAAACTCCAAGCCGCAATCGACCTGACCCGCGACATCCTGCAAGTCCCCGCCGATTACCGTATCGGCATCGTTCCGGCCTCGGACACCGGCGCCGTCGAAATGGCGATGTGGTCGCTTCTTGGGGCACGCGGCGTCGATATGGTGGCGTGGGAAAGTTTCGGCGAAGGCTGGGTGACGGATGCGGCCAAGCAACTGAAGCTCAAGGATGCACGGATCCTCAAGGCCGGCTATGGCGAGATCGTCGATCTCAATAGCATCGATTTCAACAACGACGTCGTCTTCACTTGGAATGGGACAACCTCCGGCGTGCGCGTCCCAAACGGCGATTTCATCCCGGCGGATCGGGCCGGTCTGACCATCTGCGATGCCACCTCGGCGGCCTTCGCGCAGACGCTTCCCTGGGACAAGCTCGATGTCGTCACCTTCTCGTGGCAGAAGGTGCTGGGCGGCGAAGCAGCCCACGGGATGCTGATCCTGTCGCCCCGCGCCGTCGAGCGCCTGCAGACCTATGCGCCCGCTTGGCCGCTGCCGAAGATTTTCCGCCTCACCTCAGGCGGCAAGCTGATCGAGGGCATTTTTAAGGGCGAGACCATCAACACACCGTCGATGCTTTGCGTCGAGGATTACATCGATGCGCTGACCTGGGCCAAAGGGCTCGGTGGTCTCGATGCGCTCGTGGCACGAGCCGATGCCAACGCCACGGCGATCGCCGATTGGGTCGCAAAGACGGACTGGATCGATCATCTGGCGATCGCGCCTGACACCCGCTCCAACACCTCCGTTTGCTTGAAGGTTGTGGCGCCCGCCGTTACGTCGCAGCCGGCCGACGCTCAGGCTGCTTTTGCCAAGTCGCTGGCCGATATGCTCGATAAGGAAGGCGTGGCCTTCGATATTGGCGGTTATCGCGATGCGCCTCCCGGCCTTCGTGTCTGGTGCGGCGCCACGGTCGAGACGGCGGATGTCGTCGCCCTGACGGCATGGCTCGATTGGGCCTACGCGCAAGCCTCGGCCAATCTCGCCAAAGCGGCCTGA
- a CDS encoding outer membrane protein, which produces MGSTKALLFAGVVALGAATGARAADLPLPPQYVPPPEVVDFGGWYLRGDVGVGVASNPNIRSTFYDQSYAPIDTATAVPSFARDQQHIADSSFVDIGVGYQVNNWLRFDATGEYRTDQHFSTIESYDAGAGFGVPGTGRGYDQYNGSLQSSVFLVNAYADLGTWYGLTPFIGAGVGAAYNRVTSLSDLGVGGPTIVDQAGNVFNGVGNGGFGFAKEHDKFNLAYAAMAGVSYSVSQNLKLELGYRYLNMGDATSGFINCVNSTGCVIEKHRYDLASQDIRLGMRWMISDVAPTPVYYPPEAPIVRKY; this is translated from the coding sequence ATGGGCAGCACCAAAGCCCTGCTTTTCGCGGGAGTCGTGGCACTTGGGGCTGCGACCGGCGCACGCGCCGCCGACCTCCCGTTGCCGCCTCAATATGTTCCGCCGCCCGAGGTCGTCGATTTCGGTGGGTGGTATCTGCGCGGTGATGTCGGTGTGGGCGTCGCCAGCAATCCGAACATTCGATCCACCTTCTACGATCAGAGCTATGCTCCGATCGATACCGCGACCGCTGTCCCGAGCTTTGCGCGGGACCAGCAGCACATCGCCGATTCGAGCTTCGTCGACATCGGCGTTGGCTATCAGGTCAACAACTGGCTCCGCTTCGATGCCACCGGCGAATATCGCACCGACCAGCATTTCAGCACGATCGAGAGCTACGATGCGGGTGCGGGTTTCGGCGTCCCGGGGACCGGGCGCGGCTACGATCAATATAACGGCTCGCTGCAGAGTTCGGTGTTCCTGGTCAATGCCTATGCCGACCTTGGCACCTGGTATGGCTTGACGCCCTTCATCGGGGCCGGCGTCGGCGCAGCCTACAACCGCGTCACATCCTTGAGCGATCTCGGCGTCGGTGGCCCGACCATTGTCGACCAAGCCGGCAATGTGTTCAACGGCGTCGGCAACGGCGGCTTCGGCTTTGCCAAGGAACATGACAAGTTCAACCTGGCCTATGCCGCCATGGCGGGCGTGTCTTATTCGGTCAGCCAGAACCTCAAGCTGGAACTCGGCTATCGCTACCTCAACATGGGTGATGCGACCTCGGGCTTCATCAATTGCGTGAACAGCACCGGCTGCGTGATCGAGAAGCATCGTTACGATCTTGCCTCGCAAGATATCCGGCTCGGCATGCGCTGGATGATCAGCGATGTGGCCCCTACCCCGGTCTATTATCCGCCTGAAGCGCCGATCGTCCGGAAATACTGA
- the hpnH gene encoding adenosyl-hopene transferase HpnH, protein MGISIHQAARMGAYVVSQHLRGRKRYPLVMMLEPLFRCNLACAGCGKIDYPDKILDQRISVKDALDSLEECGAPMLVIAGGEPLIHKELPQIVEGAMAKKKFVTVCTNALLLEKKMHEYKPNKFFNWSIHLDGDREMHDKSVCRKGVYDKAVAAIKAAKAAGFRVTINTTLFSDADAERSARFFDEVTAMGIDGITVSPGYAYERAPDQQHFLNRAKIKELFRGIFERNKGGKAWPFYQSTLFLDFLAGNQKYHCTPWGNPTRTVFGWQKPCYLLGEGYASTFKELMEDTNWSNYGTGNYEKCADCMVHSGFEATAVADSVTKPWKILKVALQGIRTKGPMAPDISLENQRPAEYMFSRHVETKLEEITTKEQNRLPLQAAE, encoded by the coding sequence TTGGGAATTTCAATACACCAGGCAGCCCGGATGGGCGCTTACGTGGTCAGCCAGCATCTGCGTGGCCGCAAACGTTACCCGCTCGTCATGATGCTGGAACCGCTGTTCCGCTGCAATCTGGCCTGTGCGGGCTGTGGGAAGATCGACTATCCGGACAAGATCCTCGATCAACGCATTTCGGTGAAGGACGCGCTCGACTCGCTCGAGGAATGCGGCGCCCCCATGTTGGTGATCGCCGGTGGCGAACCGTTGATCCACAAGGAATTGCCGCAGATCGTTGAAGGCGCGATGGCGAAGAAGAAATTCGTCACCGTCTGCACCAATGCGCTTCTGCTCGAAAAGAAGATGCACGAGTATAAGCCGAACAAGTTCTTCAACTGGTCGATCCATCTCGATGGCGATCGCGAGATGCACGACAAGTCGGTGTGCCGCAAGGGCGTCTATGACAAGGCTGTCGCGGCCATCAAGGCCGCCAAGGCGGCGGGTTTCCGCGTCACCATCAACACCACCTTGTTCAGCGATGCGGATGCCGAGCGGTCGGCGCGTTTCTTCGACGAGGTTACCGCGATGGGCATCGACGGCATTACGGTGTCGCCGGGCTACGCCTACGAGCGCGCGCCCGATCAGCAGCATTTCCTGAACCGCGCCAAGATCAAGGAATTGTTCCGCGGCATCTTCGAGCGGAACAAGGGCGGCAAGGCTTGGCCGTTCTACCAATCCACGCTGTTCCTCGATTTCCTGGCCGGAAATCAGAAGTATCACTGCACGCCTTGGGGTAACCCAACCCGGACCGTGTTCGGCTGGCAAAAGCCCTGCTATCTGCTTGGCGAAGGCTATGCGAGCACCTTCAAAGAGTTGATGGAAGACACCAACTGGAGCAACTACGGCACCGGCAATTACGAAAAATGCGCCGACTGCATGGTCCACAGCGGGTTCGAGGCGACCGCGGTTGCCGATTCGGTCACCAAACCCTGGAAGATCCTCAAGGTGGCGCTGCAAGGCATCCGCACCAAGGGTCCGATGGCGCCCGATATCTCACTCGAGAACCAGCGCCCGGCGGAATATATGTTTTCGCGGCACGTCGAGACGAAGCTCGAAGAGATCACGACGAAGGAACAGAATCGCCTTCCCTTGCAGGCTGCCGAATAA
- a CDS encoding SDR family oxidoreductase: MAVAVVTGAGAGVGRATAREFARQGFDVGLIARDQQRLDATAKELRDMGVRAHVVTADVADASAIAAAADSIEHELGPIEVWVNNAATSIFSPVEKIEPDEFKRATEVGYLGTVYGSIAALKHMRLRDRGLIINVGSAMGYRAMPLQSAMSGAKFAVRGFTAALRSELFHDRSHIRVSMVHLPSINTPQFDWSLNRLGRKPQPVAPVYQPEVAARAIVFTAQHPRRDVWVGLSTLAAIMMDRFAPGLADRLLALGGYPAQITKQRELGSATANLYGPIGGVYAAHGRFDLNARDTNWEIFTSRHRDTVVVAGLIGLFFALRHSVRSIR, translated from the coding sequence GTGGCCGTAGCGGTAGTGACGGGAGCAGGCGCAGGGGTAGGGCGGGCGACAGCTCGGGAATTCGCGCGACAAGGGTTCGATGTTGGTCTGATCGCCCGCGACCAGCAAAGGCTCGACGCCACCGCAAAGGAACTCCGCGACATGGGCGTGCGCGCCCATGTGGTCACGGCCGACGTGGCGGATGCGAGTGCCATCGCGGCCGCGGCCGACAGCATCGAACATGAGCTCGGCCCGATCGAGGTCTGGGTCAACAATGCGGCAACCAGCATCTTCTCGCCGGTCGAAAAGATCGAACCCGACGAATTCAAACGCGCCACAGAGGTCGGCTATCTTGGCACGGTCTACGGCTCCATTGCGGCGCTCAAACACATGAGGCTGCGCGATCGTGGCCTCATCATCAATGTCGGTTCGGCCATGGGCTACCGGGCCATGCCACTCCAGTCAGCCATGTCGGGCGCAAAATTCGCGGTCCGGGGATTTACGGCTGCCTTGCGGTCTGAGTTGTTCCACGATCGATCCCACATCCGTGTGTCGATGGTGCATCTGCCATCGATCAACACCCCCCAATTCGACTGGAGCCTCAACCGCCTTGGCCGCAAGCCGCAGCCGGTGGCTCCCGTCTACCAGCCGGAAGTCGCAGCCCGCGCCATCGTGTTCACTGCTCAACATCCGCGTCGTGACGTTTGGGTTGGCCTGTCCACGCTTGCGGCCATCATGATGGATCGCTTTGCGCCGGGCCTTGCCGATCGTCTCCTCGCGCTCGGTGGATATCCGGCGCAGATCACCAAGCAACGCGAACTCGGCAGCGCCACCGCGAACCTGTACGGGCCGATCGGCGGCGTCTATGCGGCGCATGGGCGGTTCGACCTGAATGCGCGCGACACAAACTGGGAAATTTTCACTAGCCGACATCGTGACACGGTCGTCGTCGCGGGGCTGATCGGGCTCTTCTTCGCCCTCCGACACTCGGTGCGATCAATCCGTTAA